CAGGCGCTTTGAAAACGACGATCTCTTGGCGGTGCGGAGGGCGCAAGCGATAGACGAACTTGTTGACGAGCAAGCGGTCGCCCACAAGCAGGGTCGGCTCCATAGATTGCGACGGGATCAAAAAGGCATGGACGACGAAGGGGCGAATGAGGAAAAAGACAAGCGCCAGCGCGATCAGCAACGATTCGCAGGCTTCCATCAAAAACTGGCGTAGACGGTCGTCCTCCCATCGCTCCCGTTGCAAAGCGATGCGCAACTGCCCCAGCACTAACAGAACGCCCAACACAATCAAGTAACCCCAGACAGAGTCCCATTGAAACGCCACGGCGGTGTCGCCCCTTCGTTGTTTGCCTTAGGAAGTTACGCCGCTGAAGACGGCTGTGCTTGGCGGTCACGCAGGGCGCGACGGCGGTCTTCTTTGATGCGGGCTTCACGAGCGGACATGCCCCGCAAGTAGTAAAGGCGCGCCCGGCGCACCCGACCGCGCCGAACGACTTCTATCTTGACGATTTGCGGCGAATGCAGGAAGAAAGTCCGCTCAGTGCCGACACCGTGGGCGATTTTGCGGACGGTGAATGTGGCATTGGTGCCTTCGCCGCGACGCCGAACGACGACGCCCTCAAACACGGTGACCGGCTCGCGCTCCTTGCGCCCTTCTCTTTTCTGTTCGCTTGTGGCGATTTCTTCTTTACCCAACCGCACCGTCACGCGCACGGTGTCGCCCGGACGAAAGTCAGGGATGTCGGGACGCAAGAACCGCTGTTCCACAATCATCAACTCTGGGCTGCGCATCTTCAGTGCCTCCTAACATTGAGCGTTCGTTTGGATTATGCCCGCCCCGCACGGAAACTGCGCGTTGCCCAACGCCTTCTCAGCAAGCGGAGCGGGGTGATTGAGTCTCGGTGTGCCCGCACAATTTTAATGCCGGGGTTATCCAGATGATAGTCAGGTCGTCATCGTGGGGGTAGCGGGCGAGCCATCTTTCGGGGGTGCCGTGCTGCGCCAGCGTCGCGACCAACTCCGCCAAATGGGCGACGGCGCCGTCGGTCGTCGCGACCCATCCGGTCGGGCGACGGCAGGTGCGCCAAGTTGTTCTGGCGGCGACGGGCAAGACGCGGGCTTCTTGCCGCACAGGTGTCCACCACCCTATCCCGAAACAACCTACACTTTGCCACACCGTCTCGTCGCGGCTAAACACACCCATCAAACAGGTGATTTCCACCCGTTGGCTTAACCGTTGCAGTCCGTCCACGACGCGGCGCACCGTCGGCAAAGGGCGCCCGTGCAGCGCTGCCAACAACGCCCGCACCCAGACGAAATGCAGCAGGGTCTCTACATCGTTTTTGCTCAAGTCCAACAAAACGACGACCGTTCCTTGGGGCGTCGGGACGAAAGTTAGGCTATCGCCGCCAATGACTTTGCGGTAGTGCACCCAGCGCGAGAGGCGGTGGCAGAGGGGGTCAGCGATAAGGGTCGCCCAGACGGGGTGCCAATCGCGCCAATCGGGCACGGACCGTCGCGGCGGCACCATGCCCCACAACAGTGCCGCCAACGACAACAACGGCAGCCACCACAAGGGACGGACGCTAAGCGCCAACATGCCCAAGAGCGCCAAGTTGACGATCCAAAGGCGTTTGTCCATCATGGGCGTCCCCACCTACATCCAAGCAAGGGACCTGCGTGCTAAATTTTCGCCCGAAAACGAATCGGATGCCAATGCCAAAACCCCACACGACGAAGGAGGCGGAACATGATGGCTGCGGTGCGCGTCGCAATCAACGGGTTCGGACGCATCGGGCGCCAAGCCTTGAAGGCGTTGCTTGAACGACACCCTGGCGTTGCCGATGTCGTCGCAATCAACGACTTGGCAGATTCGGAAACCAACGCACACCTGTTTCGCTACGACACCAACTACGGACGGTTCAACGGCACAGTGGAAGTGCGCGGCGGGAACTTGGTCATCAACGGCGATGAAATTCGTGTCCTCAGCGAAAAAGACCCTGCCAAGTTGCCGTGGAAAGAGTTGGGCGTGGACATTGTGCTGGAGTCAACGGGGGTGTTCACCGACGGCGCCAAAGCCCGAGCGCATTTGGAAGCCGGCGCTAAGAAGGTCATCATCAGCGCCCCCGCTACAAACGAAGACATCACCGTCGTGTTAGGCGTCAACCACACCGCCTACAACCCCAAAGAGCACCACATCGTCTCCAACGCGTCGTGCACGACCAACTGCCTGGCACCCGTGTGCAAGGTGTTGCACGAGCGGTTCGGCATTGAGTTCGGTTTGATGACGACAGTGCACGCCTACACTAACGACCAGCGCATCTTAGACTTGGTGCACAAAGACCTGCGGCGTGCCCGCGCCGCTGCGATGAACATCATCCCGACGACGACGGGCGCGGCAAAAGCCATCCACTTAGTCTTGCCGGCATTGAAGGGCAAACTGCACGGCGTTGCCCTGCGGGTGCCCGTGTCCACTGTCTCGGTCATTGACTTGAATGTCGTGACGGCAAAAAAGGCGACGACTGAGGAACTCATCGCCGCTTTCCAAGAGGCTGAAAAAACACCGTGGCGGGAAGGCGGTTTGGGAGGCATCTTGCGTGTGGAGACCGACCAGTGCGTGTCCAGCGACTTCAAGGAAGACCCGCATTCTGCCATCGTGGACGGCGACCCCGCCTTCACCTTCGTCGGTCCTGGTGGCATGGTGAAAGTGACGGCGTGGTACGATAACGAGTGGGGTTACTCGTGCCGCGTGGCGGATTTGATCGCTTACATGGCTGAACAAGGCGTCTGAGCGCCTCGCGCCGGCTGTAGGTGTCACCCCTACAGCCGGCGCGGGTTGTTGCCGAAACTATTGGAGGGACGACGCAGATGACCCAGGAACGCCCGAACGAACTGCGGCTCGTCGGCTATGTGCGCCGGCAAGCGTGGGAGGAAATTCAGCAACGCCAAACCGCTCGCCTATACACTGGCGCCGCTGTCTACAATTTGCCCTACTTTTTCACCGAGCCGCAAGCCGACGGGTATGAATGGCTGGAAGTGGAAGTAACGGTGCGCGTCCTGCGCACTGTCCCTAAGCCCGACCAGTAGCGTTGCGCTGCCGAGTCTTTTCACCACCGTCCGTGCGACACAGAGTGGGGGTAAAGGTTTTCGGGTCGCCGTTGAAGCAACTTAAGCTAGGTTGAGTAAAACGAGGTTCCCTTGAAGGGTGAGGGGTTATGTTTATTCGGCGGACAAAGCCCGGTGCGGAGCCAGCGGCGCAGGTGCCGCTGACTGGCGGACAAGGGGAGGCGGCGAGCGGCGAAGGTGATGCCCTGCGGTTCACGGTGCCCAAAGAGACGGTCACTTGGGAAGACACGGCACCGATTGCCGACCGACCCCGCTTGTCGCACGAGGAACGCGACCTCATTTTGCGGCTGCGGGGGAAAGTGCACCAGAAAGTCGTCGCAGATTTTGAGCGGGGGTTGGCGCGGGGCGTGGATATGCGCGACCCGCACCAATTGCGCCCGCTGGTAGAGCGTGTCGCTCAGGAAACGATTGAAGATGAAGGGGTGGCTTTGCCGAGCAAGTTGCGCGAGGTCTTGGTGCAGGAAGTGTTGGACGAATTGGTCGGCTACGGACCGCTACAAGCCTTTTTGGACGACCCGACCATCACCGAAATCATGGTCAATAGCGCCGACAAGATTTTCTACGAGCGGCGCGGGCGCATCTACCTGAGCGACCAGCGCTTTGACAACGACGAGCATGTGTTGCGCATTATTGACAAGATCCTGTCACCGTTGGGGCGTCAGGTGAACGAACGCGTCCCGCTGATGGACGCTCGGTTGCCTGACGGCAGCCGCGTCAATGTCATCATCCCGCCGCTCGCTATCAAAGGACCGTCCATCACCATCCGCAAATTCTCCCGCAAGCCCCTGACGATTGAGAAACTCATTGAGTTCGGTTCGCTAACCGAGCCGATGGCGATTTTTTTGCAAGCCGCCGTCAAAGCCCGGTTGAACATCATCGTCTCTGGCGGCACGGGTTCGGGGAAAACGACGATGCTCAATGTCCTGAGCAACTTCATCCCGCCGTGGGAGCGGTTGGTCACAGTGGAAGATGCCGCCGAACTGCAACTACAACACGAAAACTGGGTCGCTTTGGAGGCGCGTCCCGCCAACATTGAAGGTGTCGGTGAGGTGACGATTCGCGACTTGGTGCGCAACGCGCTGCGGATGCGCCCCGATCGCATCATCGTCGGCGAATGTCGCGGTCCTGAAGCGCTGGACATGATTCAAGCGATGAACACCGGTCACGACGGCTCCATGTCCACGCTCCACAGCAACTCGCCCCGCGACACAATTTACCGTTTGGAGACGATGGTCATGATGGCAGGGATGGAGTTGCCCCAGAAAGCCATCGCCCGCCAAATTGCCTCTGCGGTGCAGTTGATCGTCCACCAAGCGCGCCTTTCAGACGGGACCCGCAAAGTGACGCACATCACGGAAGTGCAAGGCTTGGAGGGTGACACGGTGCTGTTGCAAGACATTTTCGTGTTTGAGCAACAAGGGATTGACGCGCAAGGGAGAGTGATCGGGCGCCACCGTGCCGCTGGGTTCCGCCCGTTGGGGGCTGACCGCATTCGCGTCGCCGGTTTCCCGTTACCAGAAGACCTGTTCATCAGCGATTGACGAGGGGTGAAGCGGCATGGCGACACCGACAACAGCGGTGCTGTCAGAAGAGCGGGAACGCTTTCCGTTGCTGACCCGCTTGTTTGCGCGAACCCGATGGGCGCAAATGTATGGGCGCAAGATGATGGAGGCAGGCTTGCCCGTTCGCGGCGAGGAATTTCTCGTTTTGCTCCTGTTCACGACGGTCGGCACGGCAGCGGTAACTGCCCTTGTTTTGCGACAATGGGTCGGGTTCTTGATCGGTGGGGCGGTCGGTTTCTACGCCCCCAACTTGCTGCTGAACTGGCGGATCGCGCGCCGCAAGACGCTGCTGGAAAATCAATTGGCGGACGCCCTGACGATCATCGCCGCCGGGTTAGCCGCTGGATACAGTTTCCTGCAAGGCGCTCGGCTCGCCGCCGACCAATTGCCCCCGCCGATTTCCGAGGAGTTGGACCGTGTCGTTCGGCTATCGTCATTGGGCATGCCTGTCGAGCAAGCCCTACAAATCATGGCGAACCGCGTGCAAAGTTATGACTACGACATCACTGTGTCGGCGATCCTCGTCCAGTTACGGCGCGGCGGTAACCTTTCCCGCATCCTCAGCACCATTGCCGACACGATTCGGCAACGCATTGAACTGCGCGGTGAAATCGCGGCGTCCACGGCACAAGCGCGGTTCAGCGGTTGGATTTTGATGGCGTTGCCTTTTGCCGTCGCTGTCATGGTGTTTGTCATCAACCCGCAGTGGATGGGCTTGCTTTTGGACACCGAGTTGGGACGACGCATGATCACCGCCGGCATCGTCATGCAAAGCCTCGGTATGCTGTGGATTCGCAAGTTGCTGCAGGTGGACCTATAGGGCAGGTGAAAACGCGATGAGCCTTGAACTCCTGCTCGTCAGCGGCTTGTGGCTTTTGGCGTTGGTGTTGACGGTTGTCAGCCTGTTCTTGGAGATGCGGGCGCGCCAGCTGCAAGAGCGCGTCGCCCGCATGGTCCGCGCCCACATTGATGAAAGTGAGCCAGTGGATGTCGTTGAAGACGAAGAGTTGCGGCGTTCTCTGGTGATGCGTTTGGTAAGGGCTTTGCTGTTGCCGACGGTGCAACGGCTCAGCCGTTTGCTGCCTCAAAGCGGGGCGACCTTGCAAGTGACGGAGGAGCTGCTGGCGATGGCGGGGCATCCGCTGGGTTTATCGGCGACTGACTTCATGGGGCTGCGGTTGTTGTGCACCATAACGGGTGCGTTGTTGGGCGTCGTGTTCCCCCCATCGCTTGCCCTTGTGGTTCCGGAAGCGACTGCGCCGCAATTGGCGTTGATTGCCATCGGCATGTTCGCTATCGCGGGGTTTTTAGGACCGGTGTTTTGGCTGCGGCGGGTTGCTGGTCAACGCCGCTATCGCATTCGGCGCCAACTGCCCGATATGTTGGACCTCATCACTTTGTCCGTAGAGGCGGGTTTAGCCTTTGACGGCGCTGTTTACGAAGCCGCACGGCGGTTCAAAGGTCCGTTGTCCGACGAACTCATGCAGGTGATGCGTGAAGTCTCGCTGGGTAAGCCGCGCGCTCAAGCCCTGCGGGACATGGCGGAACGGCTCAAACTGGAAGACATCTCGCTGCTTGTTTCCGCGGTTCACCAAGCCGAAACTTTGGGGTCACCCCTCGCCAACGCGTTGAAAGCGTTGGCGGTAGAACTGCGCAAAAAACGGCTGCGCATGATTCGCGAGCAAATCGCCAAACTGCCCGTCAAGCTCATCTTTCCGCTGGTGCTGTTCATCTTCCCGACGCTGTTCATCGTCATCCTCGGTCCTGCTGTCGTTCAGTTGCTGCGGACGGGGTTGGGGGGGTAGCGAGCGACTGCTCAACGGCGATCGCTAC
This genomic interval from bacterium HR17 contains the following:
- a CDS encoding Putative conjugal transfer protein; the protein is MFIRRTKPGAEPAAQVPLTGGQGEAASGEGDALRFTVPKETVTWEDTAPIADRPRLSHEERDLILRLRGKVHQKVVADFERGLARGVDMRDPHQLRPLVERVAQETIEDEGVALPSKLREVLVQEVLDELVGYGPLQAFLDDPTITEIMVNSADKIFYERRGRIYLSDQRFDNDEHVLRIIDKILSPLGRQVNERVPLMDARLPDGSRVNVIIPPLAIKGPSITIRKFSRKPLTIEKLIEFGSLTEPMAIFLQAAVKARLNIIVSGGTGSGKTTMLNVLSNFIPPWERLVTVEDAAELQLQHENWVALEARPANIEGVGEVTIRDLVRNALRMRPDRIIVGECRGPEALDMIQAMNTGHDGSMSTLHSNSPRDTIYRLETMVMMAGMELPQKAIARQIASAVQLIVHQARLSDGTRKVTHITEVQGLEGDTVLLQDIFVFEQQGIDAQGRVIGRHRAAGFRPLGADRIRVAGFPLPEDLFISD
- the rplS gene encoding 50S ribosomal protein L19, producing MRSPELMIVEQRFLRPDIPDFRPGDTVRVTVRLGKEEIATSEQKREGRKEREPVTVFEGVVVRRRGEGTNATFTVRKIAHGVGTERTFFLHSPQIVKIEVVRRGRVRRARLYYLRGMSAREARIKEDRRRALRDRQAQPSSAA
- the gap gene encoding Glyceraldehyde-3-phosphate dehydrogenase, coding for MAAVRVAINGFGRIGRQALKALLERHPGVADVVAINDLADSETNAHLFRYDTNYGRFNGTVEVRGGNLVINGDEIRVLSEKDPAKLPWKELGVDIVLESTGVFTDGAKARAHLEAGAKKVIISAPATNEDITVVLGVNHTAYNPKEHHIVSNASCTTNCLAPVCKVLHERFGIEFGLMTTVHAYTNDQRILDLVHKDLRRARAAAMNIIPTTTGAAKAIHLVLPALKGKLHGVALRVPVSTVSVIDLNVVTAKKATTEELIAAFQEAEKTPWREGGLGGILRVETDQCVSSDFKEDPHSAIVDGDPAFTFVGPGGMVKVTAWYDNEWGYSCRVADLIAYMAEQGV